From the genome of Mycoplasmopsis bovis PG45:
GGAGAATAATTATGGCTAATAAAGTTGTTAAAAAAACAAAAAAGAAAAACATTACTAAAGGTGTAGCACACATCCACTCAACTAATCAAAACACAATCGTGACATTTGCTGATGAATTAGGTAACGTTATAGCATGAAGCAGTTCTGGTGCTATTGGCTATAAAGGAACCAAAAAGAAAACACCTTATGCAGCAGGTTTAGCTGCACAAGCAGCATCAGAAGCTGCAAAAGAGCATGGTATTAAAAGCGTAAGAGTTGAACTTAAAGGTATTGGTGCTGGAAAGGATGCTGCTAGAAAACAAATAGAAGTATCTGGTATTACTGTTACAGAAATTAAAGATGTAACACCTGTTCCTCACAATGGTACTAGACCACCAAAACGTATTCTTAAGCGTGAAAAAATGAGAAAATAATTAAAGGAGAGTATCACTTATGGAAAGAATGTCTAAGTTAGATTACTTACAAGTAAGTAACTCTGCTATCAATAATAATTTAAATGAAGTTACCTTTTCACTTAAAC
Proteins encoded in this window:
- the rpsK gene encoding 30S ribosomal protein S11 — protein: MANKVVKKTKKKNITKGVAHIHSTNQNTIVTFADELGNVIAWSSSGAIGYKGTKKKTPYAAGLAAQAASEAAKEHGIKSVRVELKGIGAGKDAARKQIEVSGITVTEIKDVTPVPHNGTRPPKRILKREKMRK